A part of Streptomyces sp. DSM 40750 genomic DNA contains:
- a CDS encoding VOC family protein, whose product MAIQRMDNVGIVIEDMDAAIAFFVELGMELEGRAEVEGLVADQCTGLDGVRCDIAMLRTPDGHSRLELAKYRSPAVISAGPRNRPHNILGTHRVMFAVDDIEDTVARLRPHGAELVGEIARFEDSHLLCYVRGPEGIIVGLAEQLR is encoded by the coding sequence ATGGCGATTCAGCGGATGGACAACGTCGGCATCGTCATCGAAGACATGGATGCCGCCATCGCGTTCTTCGTGGAACTCGGTATGGAGCTGGAGGGCAGGGCGGAGGTCGAGGGCCTCGTCGCCGACCAGTGCACCGGACTCGACGGCGTCCGCTGTGACATCGCGATGCTCCGGACCCCGGACGGTCACAGCCGGCTCGAGCTGGCGAAGTACCGCAGCCCCGCGGTGATCAGCGCCGGGCCGCGCAACCGGCCGCACAACATTCTGGGCACGCACCGCGTCATGTTCGCCGTCGACGACATCGAGGACACCGTTGCCCGTCTGCGCCCTCACGGCGCCGAACTCGTCGGCGAGATCGCCCGGTTCGAGGACAGCCATCTGCTCTGCTACGTCCGCGGCCCGGAGGGCATCATCGTCGGACTGGCCGAGCAACTGCGCTGA
- a CDS encoding FG-GAP repeat domain-containing protein — protein MQRRSTRLWAFPCALLLVAAAVLWWLEKAASGPGAKPTAGRASAYPDPDDFNGDGFGDPVVWTRSGLTVLYGGANGPHADVRTDVPASASDALARPHPLRADLDDDGFTDLLMATESGVVRVLWGGAEGLSRPVDLSLSTTTNTGKTTTMAKTPPALGDFDGDGSTDLARPGGATGPEVVWYKGPFDRSGRPAARREAAGPHSEEGVPYRVRAGDYGGDDTADLLLDFATTDPESDDPSAPVVSGGTLLLGGEDGPSAARSWAGARPLPRSASGTWSVVFGGYGDDRTLDVLRGGATDPVATFHDLPGLAPGQLTDPGNRGGSTGDVDGDGRLDAVTGAYGANWWQGVVFEVRDVAHADRVNLRSIVTKDVGLPYDAKRTRPSSAQFAPHAPLLDVNGDGRDDLVASTRGKNPQVVFVPGSAEGLDADGAHHFNLAGLLYPESTG, from the coding sequence GTGCAGAGACGATCAACTCGACTGTGGGCCTTCCCCTGCGCCCTGCTGCTCGTCGCCGCAGCCGTGCTGTGGTGGCTGGAGAAAGCGGCATCCGGGCCGGGGGCGAAGCCGACCGCAGGACGCGCCTCGGCGTATCCGGACCCGGACGACTTCAACGGGGACGGGTTCGGGGACCCGGTGGTGTGGACCCGCTCCGGTCTGACAGTTCTGTACGGAGGGGCGAACGGGCCGCATGCCGACGTACGCACCGATGTGCCCGCGTCCGCGTCGGACGCCTTGGCCCGCCCGCATCCCCTTCGCGCCGACCTGGACGACGACGGGTTCACCGATCTGCTGATGGCGACGGAGAGCGGCGTCGTCCGTGTGCTGTGGGGCGGAGCCGAGGGGCTCTCCCGGCCCGTCGACCTGTCTTTGAGCACGACGACCAATACAGGCAAGACAACCACGATGGCCAAGACACCTCCCGCACTCGGAGACTTCGACGGTGACGGCAGCACGGATCTGGCCCGTCCCGGCGGCGCCACCGGGCCCGAAGTCGTCTGGTACAAGGGGCCGTTCGACCGCTCTGGCCGCCCCGCAGCACGGCGCGAGGCGGCAGGACCGCATTCCGAAGAAGGCGTCCCCTACAGAGTGCGGGCTGGGGACTACGGCGGTGACGACACCGCGGACTTGCTGCTCGACTTCGCCACTACGGACCCGGAGAGCGACGACCCGAGCGCTCCGGTCGTCTCCGGTGGCACGTTGCTGCTCGGCGGGGAGGACGGTCCGTCCGCGGCGAGGTCCTGGGCGGGAGCTCGGCCGCTACCCCGTTCCGCGTCCGGCACTTGGAGCGTAGTCTTCGGCGGCTACGGGGACGACCGCACGCTCGACGTCTTGCGTGGCGGCGCCACAGACCCCGTCGCCACCTTCCACGACCTGCCGGGCCTCGCCCCCGGCCAGCTCACCGACCCCGGCAACCGCGGTGGGAGCACTGGCGACGTGGACGGCGACGGCCGCCTCGACGCGGTCACCGGCGCCTACGGGGCGAACTGGTGGCAAGGTGTCGTCTTCGAGGTGCGGGACGTCGCCCACGCGGACCGAGTGAACCTCCGGTCGATCGTGACGAAGGACGTCGGGCTTCCGTACGACGCGAAGCGCACCAGGCCGTCGAGCGCGCAGTTCGCCCCGCATGCCCCGCTCCTCGACGTGAACGGCGACGGCCGCGACGACTTGGTCGCCTCGACCCGTGGCAAGAACCCCCAGGTCGTGTTCGTCCCGGGCTCCGCCGAGGGCCTGGACGCCGATGGCGCACACCACTTCAACCTCGCTGGCCTGCTGTACCCCGAGTCCACCGGATGA
- a CDS encoding IS701 family transposase, which translates to MTARRPCPPAPGPLEDYAARFDDLFFSLAQRRGFREYLTGLLAPRERNKTITCLAGAEPVAGAGMPGVQRLQFFLSESPWEAEQINDRRLELLCEERATAPHDGGVIVIDDSGDRKDGTATANVGRQWLGRLGKTDNGIVTVTTVWTDGRVYYPLHAHPYTPAHHFARGRSDPAFRTKPQLSAALAARGKEAGFGCRAVVADCAYSVSDDWYLALREAGLAYVVALKPHRGTWAPADQPHTPIEAAHALTWLDARRPGDWTAVERHFRDGHTETWWAADARLGGYGPDSPCRLVVATTDPARLPEKATWYLATNLPHPDAPHAATSPHPPADLAEIVRLYGLRPWIEQSYKQIKDELGWADFQVRSDRAIRRHQTLVNCAFSFCWDQWFAPPGPLDDTAPDPCPDEGPERGTNRTPTALLAQGITFGPRLAHPCHHPEPMVAILDGQRPTLRTPGPDRRGHHRTRP; encoded by the coding sequence ATGACTGCTCGCCGTCCGTGTCCGCCCGCGCCGGGACCGTTGGAGGACTACGCGGCTCGGTTCGACGACCTCTTCTTCAGTCTGGCCCAGCGGCGGGGGTTTCGTGAGTATCTGACCGGGCTGCTGGCGCCGCGGGAGCGGAACAAGACGATCACCTGCCTGGCAGGGGCAGAGCCGGTGGCCGGTGCGGGGATGCCGGGGGTGCAGCGGCTGCAGTTCTTCCTGTCCGAGTCGCCCTGGGAGGCCGAGCAGATCAACGACCGGCGGCTTGAACTGCTGTGCGAGGAGCGGGCGACGGCTCCGCACGACGGCGGGGTCATCGTGATCGACGACTCCGGGGACCGCAAGGACGGCACCGCGACCGCGAATGTGGGCCGGCAGTGGCTGGGCCGGCTGGGCAAGACGGACAACGGCATCGTCACGGTGACCACGGTGTGGACCGACGGCCGCGTCTACTACCCGCTGCACGCGCACCCCTACACCCCTGCCCACCACTTCGCCCGCGGCCGGTCCGATCCCGCCTTCCGCACGAAACCACAGCTGTCCGCCGCTCTCGCGGCCCGCGGGAAGGAGGCGGGCTTCGGCTGCCGGGCCGTGGTCGCCGACTGCGCCTATTCCGTCAGCGACGACTGGTACCTCGCACTGCGCGAGGCCGGCCTGGCCTACGTGGTCGCGCTCAAGCCGCACCGTGGCACCTGGGCTCCGGCCGACCAGCCGCACACCCCGATCGAGGCCGCCCACGCCCTGACCTGGCTCGATGCCAGACGCCCCGGCGACTGGACGGCCGTGGAGCGTCACTTCCGCGACGGGCACACCGAGACCTGGTGGGCCGCCGATGCCCGATTGGGCGGCTACGGTCCCGACTCGCCCTGCCGTCTGGTCGTGGCCACCACCGACCCAGCCCGGCTGCCGGAGAAGGCCACCTGGTACCTGGCCACCAACCTGCCCCACCCCGACGCACCCCACGCCGCCACCAGCCCGCATCCGCCGGCCGACCTCGCCGAGATCGTCCGCCTCTACGGCCTGCGGCCGTGGATCGAGCAGAGCTACAAACAGATCAAGGACGAACTCGGCTGGGCCGACTTCCAGGTCCGTTCCGACCGCGCCATCCGCCGCCACCAGACCCTGGTCAACTGCGCCTTCTCCTTCTGCTGGGACCAGTGGTTCGCCCCACCCGGACCCCTGGATGACACCGCCCCGGACCCGTGCCCCGACGAGGGGCCAGAGAGGGGGACCAACCGAACCCCAACTGCCCTGCTGGCCCAAGGCATTACGTTCGGTCCGCGCCTGGCTCACCCCTGCCACCACCCTGAACCGATGGTGGCGATCCTGGACGGACAGAGACCCACCCTCCGAACTCCAGGCCCTGATCGACGCGGTCACCACCGGACACGGCCTTGA